One window of the Haloarcula halobia genome contains the following:
- a CDS encoding GMC family oxidoreductase codes for MSDDLDRSPSPAEVCVVGAGPAGAIMAYSLARRGHDVVVLDAGKHYTQTDHHRRMEMWLRPDFEREAFWVDEARDRYSSTGDIFARLNKVRVKAIGGTSLHWNANTPRLHEKDFEMESRYGLATDWPISYADLSPYYDLAEREMGVSGVDDNPHGPPRESPYPLEGFAPSYSDELFREACDELGISMATQPKAINSEAYDGRSGCVGYGVCNACPSGAKYSAEVHARKAEAEGARIVDQVQVLSLEHDDDGDAVTSVVYVTPEGTEYRQEADHFVVAAGGIETPRLLLLSDSDLYPDGLANSSGAVGRYLMDHPSVETRAVLDDPTWQNNIGWVSSRSDQFYDHEDRVPGSFHLTFGNNARSNSGGAQTRDPAMSQILGAVGSVEDMAGLAADPFSQTQLGEDLELPTTDGPPYPVSIRGAGEMLPRAENRVTLDRSTTDTYGRPVPSIELSDGDRERETMAYCLEVQADIMDALGAEITGTLTLEDREMSSHHMGTTRMGTDPQESVVDEYCRTHDLGNLWIASSSVFPTGGANNPTLTIAALALRTADVIDGQLR; via the coding sequence GTGAGCGACGATCTGGACCGGTCGCCATCGCCGGCCGAGGTCTGTGTCGTCGGCGCGGGACCGGCGGGCGCCATCATGGCGTACTCGCTGGCGCGCCGGGGTCACGACGTCGTCGTCCTCGACGCGGGGAAGCACTACACCCAAACGGACCACCACCGCCGCATGGAGATGTGGCTCCGTCCCGACTTCGAGCGCGAGGCCTTCTGGGTCGACGAGGCCAGGGACCGCTACTCCTCGACCGGCGACATCTTCGCGCGCCTGAACAAGGTCCGGGTCAAGGCAATCGGCGGCACGTCGCTGCACTGGAACGCCAACACGCCGCGCCTCCACGAGAAGGACTTCGAGATGGAGTCGCGCTACGGCCTGGCGACGGACTGGCCCATCTCGTATGCCGACCTGAGCCCGTACTACGACCTCGCCGAGCGCGAGATGGGCGTCTCCGGCGTCGACGACAACCCCCACGGCCCGCCGCGGGAGTCGCCGTACCCGCTCGAGGGGTTCGCGCCGAGCTACTCCGACGAGCTGTTCAGGGAGGCCTGCGACGAGCTCGGCATCTCGATGGCCACCCAGCCCAAGGCCATCAACTCCGAGGCCTACGACGGCCGCTCGGGCTGTGTTGGCTACGGCGTCTGTAACGCCTGCCCGTCCGGCGCGAAGTACAGCGCCGAGGTCCACGCCAGGAAGGCCGAGGCCGAGGGCGCCCGCATCGTCGACCAGGTGCAGGTCCTCTCTCTCGAACACGACGACGACGGCGACGCGGTCACGTCCGTCGTCTACGTCACCCCCGAGGGTACCGAGTACCGCCAGGAGGCCGACCACTTCGTCGTCGCCGCGGGCGGCATCGAGACGCCGCGGCTCCTCCTGCTCTCGGACTCGGACCTGTACCCCGACGGCCTCGCCAACTCCAGTGGCGCCGTCGGCCGGTACCTCATGGACCACCCGAGCGTCGAGACGCGGGCGGTGCTGGACGACCCCACGTGGCAGAACAACATCGGCTGGGTCTCCAGCCGGAGCGATCAGTTCTACGACCACGAGGACCGGGTCCCCGGGAGCTTCCACCTCACCTTCGGCAACAACGCCCGGTCGAACTCCGGTGGCGCACAGACCCGGGACCCCGCGATGTCCCAGATTCTCGGCGCGGTCGGCTCGGTCGAAGACATGGCCGGTCTGGCCGCGGACCCGTTCAGCCAGACCCAGCTGGGCGAGGACCTCGAACTCCCGACGACGGACGGCCCGCCCTACCCCGTCTCCATCCGGGGCGCGGGCGAGATGCTCCCCCGGGCCGAAAACAGGGTGACGCTGGACCGCTCGACGACCGACACGTACGGCCGGCCGGTCCCCTCCATCGAGCTCTCGGACGGCGACCGCGAGCGCGAGACCATGGCGTACTGTCTCGAGGTCCAGGCCGACATCATGGACGCCCTCGGCGCGGAGATCACGGGCACGCTGACCCTCGAGGACCGCGAGATGAGCTCACACCACATGGGGACCACCCGGATGGGGACCGACCCACAGGAGAGCGTCGTCGACGAGTATTGTCGGACCCACGACCTGGGGAACCTCTGGATAGCCTCCTCGAGCGTGTTCCCGACCGGTGGCGCCAACAACCCGACGCTGACCATCGCCGCCCTGGCGCTGCGGACCGCCGACGTCATCGACGGACAGCTGCGCTGA
- the rnhB gene encoding ribonuclease HII, with amino-acid sequence MRFGVDEAGKGPVLGSMFAAAVRADPAVLPDGVGDSKAIAPARREELDRTIRGVADAVAVAEVPVARIDDPETDMNTLTVDAHAEALGGVATEHLSGTVDAGDTDAERFGRRVADRVDPVVDLRAEHGADEIDPLVGAASIVAKVARDAHVDRLTEEYGPVGSGYPSDPATREFLAEYVEREGELPACARTSWSTCTDVLAAAQQASLGEF; translated from the coding sequence ATGCGATTCGGCGTCGACGAGGCCGGCAAGGGTCCCGTCCTCGGGTCGATGTTCGCCGCTGCGGTCCGGGCCGACCCGGCAGTGCTCCCCGACGGCGTGGGCGACTCGAAAGCCATCGCGCCGGCGCGCCGCGAGGAACTCGATCGGACGATCCGCGGTGTCGCCGACGCCGTCGCCGTCGCCGAGGTCCCGGTCGCCCGCATCGACGACCCCGAGACGGATATGAACACGCTGACCGTCGATGCCCACGCCGAGGCGCTCGGTGGGGTCGCCACGGAGCACCTCTCGGGGACTGTCGACGCGGGCGACACCGACGCCGAGCGGTTCGGGCGGCGCGTGGCCGACCGGGTCGACCCCGTCGTCGATCTGCGTGCCGAACACGGGGCCGACGAGATAGACCCGCTGGTCGGCGCGGCGTCCATCGTCGCGAAGGTCGCCCGTGACGCTCACGTCGACCGGTTGACCGAGGAGTACGGGCCGGTTGGGTCGGGCTATCCCAGCGACCCCGCGACCCGCGAGTTCCTGGCCGAGTACGTCGAGCGCGAGGGCGAGTTGCCCGCGTGTGCGCGGACGTCGTGGTCGACATGCACGGACGTGCTGGCGGCCGCCCAGCAGGCGTCGCTGGGCGAGTTCTGA
- a CDS encoding glucose-6-phosphate isomerase: MHLDIGPALAATDPGIDEAGLEPLDDRVASAHERIAAGMADDEFGYAALNLPETTDADALRAAVDPVTDVEYVLTVGIGGSALGAKAITAALAEDPARHVVLDNVDPEHVERTLADLPLAETAINVVSRSGTTAETLANFLVVRDAYERADVDWTDRIVVTTGEAGPLRELADDHDLPTLPVPEGVPGRFSALSSVGLVAPAILGIDIEGVLAGGASVADDLGPSLFDSPAYAYGAVCYALEEAGASVNAMMPYAERLEVFAEWFAQLWAESLGKAGRGQTPARALGATDQHSQLQLYRAGPGDKVVTFVRPGERADVPIPDPDHDSLAYLSGTDLGELIDAEYEATVASLPAADRPALDLQVDRLDAQAVGELLYAMEAACVLVGELADVATFTQPAVEWGKNATRGLIRGVETDETRTVAERTTYRID, encoded by the coding sequence ATGCACCTCGACATCGGTCCCGCCCTGGCGGCGACGGACCCCGGCATCGACGAAGCGGGCCTGGAGCCACTCGACGACCGGGTCGCGTCGGCACACGAGCGCATCGCGGCGGGGATGGCCGACGACGAGTTCGGCTACGCGGCGCTGAACCTGCCCGAGACCACCGACGCCGACGCGCTTCGCGCGGCCGTCGATCCCGTCACCGACGTGGAGTACGTCCTCACCGTGGGTATCGGCGGGTCCGCGCTGGGTGCGAAAGCCATCACGGCGGCCCTGGCCGAGGACCCGGCGCGCCACGTCGTCCTCGACAACGTCGACCCCGAACACGTCGAGCGGACGCTCGCGGACCTCCCGCTCGCCGAGACGGCGATCAACGTCGTCTCGCGCTCGGGGACCACCGCCGAGACGCTGGCGAACTTCCTGGTCGTCCGCGACGCCTACGAGCGGGCCGACGTCGACTGGACCGACCGGATCGTGGTGACGACGGGGGAGGCGGGGCCGCTCCGCGAACTCGCGGACGACCACGACCTCCCGACGCTCCCGGTCCCCGAGGGGGTCCCCGGCCGGTTCTCGGCGCTGTCGTCGGTGGGCCTGGTCGCGCCGGCGATCCTCGGGATCGATATCGAGGGCGTCCTCGCGGGCGGGGCGAGCGTGGCCGACGACCTCGGCCCGTCGCTGTTCGACTCGCCGGCCTACGCCTACGGCGCGGTCTGTTACGCCCTCGAGGAGGCGGGCGCGTCGGTCAACGCGATGATGCCCTACGCCGAGCGCCTGGAGGTCTTCGCCGAGTGGTTCGCCCAGCTGTGGGCCGAGAGCCTCGGGAAGGCTGGTCGCGGCCAGACGCCCGCGCGAGCGCTCGGGGCGACCGACCAGCACTCCCAGCTGCAACTGTACCGCGCCGGCCCCGGAGACAAGGTGGTCACGTTCGTCCGCCCCGGCGAGCGCGCCGACGTCCCGATTCCGGACCCGGACCACGACTCGCTGGCCTATCTCTCGGGGACCGACCTCGGCGAGCTCATCGACGCCGAGTACGAGGCCACGGTGGCGAGCCTCCCGGCGGCCGACCGGCCGGCGCTTGACCTCCAGGTCGACCGGCTCGACGCGCAGGCCGTCGGCGAACTGCTCTATGCGATGGAGGCCGCCTGCGTCCTCGTGGGCGAACTCGCCGACGTCGCGACGTTCACCCAGCCGGCCGTCGAGTGGGGCAAGAACGCGACCCGGGGACTGATACGGGGCGTCGAGACCGACGAGACCCGTACCGTGGCCGAGCGAACCACCTACCGCATCGACTGA
- a CDS encoding CPBP family intramembrane glutamic endopeptidase → MALSRPYVEVADRQLLVVNVVRALAVVAGAFLLGSIFQSVFVAMLGSPSQETLRQSPPLYFVANATFFLGFFATVLWVLKLRHDEPLIHVRTPRWTDAGWVLGGVAVLFGAAVAVGAVLDAIISMLESVFGVSTTVATNQIIDIGQANPELFLYLIPLQLLFVGPAEELLFRGVVQGLLRRSFGVVPGIVFASLLFGLGHVFALSAGDAWTMVFLTASLGVILGVLYEYTESILVPVLTHALWNATLFLTQYLSAVGVDLPV, encoded by the coding sequence ATGGCCCTCTCTCGCCCGTACGTCGAGGTCGCAGACAGGCAACTGCTGGTCGTCAACGTCGTCCGTGCCCTGGCCGTCGTCGCCGGCGCGTTCCTGCTGGGGTCGATCTTCCAGAGCGTCTTCGTCGCGATGCTGGGCTCTCCGTCCCAGGAGACACTGCGGCAGTCGCCGCCGCTCTACTTCGTCGCGAACGCCACCTTCTTCCTCGGGTTCTTCGCGACGGTGCTCTGGGTCCTCAAGCTGCGTCATGACGAGCCCCTGATCCACGTCCGGACGCCGCGGTGGACCGACGCGGGGTGGGTTCTCGGCGGCGTCGCGGTCCTGTTTGGCGCCGCCGTCGCCGTCGGCGCCGTGCTGGACGCCATCATCTCGATGCTGGAGTCGGTCTTCGGCGTCTCGACGACCGTGGCGACGAACCAGATCATCGACATCGGACAGGCCAATCCGGAGCTGTTCCTGTATCTCATCCCGCTCCAGTTGCTGTTCGTCGGTCCGGCCGAGGAACTCCTCTTTCGCGGCGTCGTCCAGGGACTCCTGCGCCGTTCGTTCGGCGTCGTCCCCGGCATCGTCTTCGCGAGCCTCCTCTTTGGCCTCGGCCACGTCTTCGCGCTCTCGGCGGGCGACGCGTGGACGATGGTCTTTCTCACCGCCTCGCTCGGGGTGATTCTCGGTGTGCTCTACGAGTACACCGAGTCTATCCTGGTGCCCGTGTTGACTCACGCCCTCTGGAACGCGACCCTGTTCCTGACGCAGTATCTCTCGGCCGTCGGCGTCGACCTCCCGGTCTGA
- a CDS encoding plastocyanin/azurin family copper-binding protein, with translation MSRPRRHFLASLAAGLTGALAGCGSDGGSGATPTEEPTPTETATATATATATPTRTATPTTTTATPTQTATEAAQRVAVGPGDFVFDPETFSVPAGSTVLWEWASSNHNVKPSSTPDGSDWTGTPGDGQTFDTGHTYAYTFEVPGEYAYFCRPHRSVGMTGSFTVTE, from the coding sequence ATGAGTCGACCCCGACGCCACTTCCTGGCGTCACTCGCCGCGGGACTGACCGGCGCGCTCGCCGGGTGTGGGAGCGACGGCGGCAGTGGCGCGACGCCCACCGAGGAACCGACACCCACCGAGACGGCGACGGCGACTGCTACCGCGACGGCGACGCCGACACGGACGGCCACGCCCACCACCACGACCGCGACCCCGACACAGACGGCCACCGAGGCCGCCCAGCGCGTGGCGGTCGGCCCCGGCGACTTCGTCTTCGACCCGGAGACGTTCTCGGTCCCCGCCGGAAGCACCGTCCTGTGGGAGTGGGCGAGCAGCAACCACAACGTCAAGCCGTCGTCGACGCCCGACGGGAGCGACTGGACCGGCACCCCGGGGGACGGTCAGACCTTCGACACCGGCCACACCTACGCGTACACCTTCGAGGTCCCCGGCGAGTACGCGTACTTCTGCCGGCCCCACCGGAGCGTGGGGATGACCGGGTCGTTCACCGTCACGGAGTGA
- a CDS encoding CopG family transcriptional regulator yields MPTRFTVVCDDDQARAVEMLARRYGITEDEVLQQLVDLGLESLGERPV; encoded by the coding sequence ATGCCCACCCGGTTTACGGTCGTGTGTGACGACGACCAGGCCCGGGCCGTCGAGATGCTGGCGCGCCGGTACGGTATCACCGAGGACGAGGTGCTCCAGCAGCTGGTCGACCTGGGGCTGGAATCGCTCGGGGAACGGCCGGTCTAG
- the secF gene encoding protein translocase subunit SecF, giving the protein MVEYEVPEVDYTQYTNRQLVAIPLAVLVLALAVIGGWWAVTGAPVAFGIDFTGGSEITVETTLSHEEIRATFDEPVSSVQGIEQAENRYIVTFESSNIGDIRDTAEATEGMTVLGSGSTSPIFGAENQRLAVLGLGVAFVGMSLLAFVFFRTFVPSIAIVISAFSDIVIPVAVMNLLGIKLSLGIVAALLMLIGYSVDSDILLNNHVLRRSGSFYESTYRAMRTGVTMTITSIAAMAVMAVTATLFGIDLMADIGLVLVLGLSADLMNTYMLNVTLLRWYKYEGVNR; this is encoded by the coding sequence ATGGTCGAGTACGAGGTCCCGGAGGTCGATTACACCCAGTACACGAACCGCCAGCTGGTGGCGATACCGCTGGCGGTGCTGGTGCTGGCGCTGGCGGTCATCGGTGGCTGGTGGGCAGTCACCGGGGCCCCCGTCGCCTTCGGCATCGACTTCACCGGTGGGTCGGAGATCACGGTCGAGACGACGCTGTCACACGAGGAGATTCGCGCCACCTTCGACGAACCCGTCTCGTCGGTACAGGGCATCGAACAGGCCGAGAATCGCTACATCGTCACGTTCGAGTCCTCGAACATCGGCGACATCCGCGACACCGCGGAGGCGACGGAGGGGATGACCGTCCTGGGCAGCGGCTCTACCTCGCCGATATTCGGCGCGGAGAACCAGCGCCTGGCAGTGCTCGGACTGGGCGTGGCCTTCGTCGGGATGAGCCTGCTCGCGTTCGTCTTCTTCCGGACCTTCGTCCCGAGCATCGCCATCGTCATCTCGGCGTTCTCGGACATCGTCATCCCCGTCGCGGTGATGAACCTGCTGGGCATCAAGCTCTCCCTTGGGATCGTCGCCGCCTTGCTGATGCTCATCGGGTATAGCGTCGACTCGGACATCCTGCTGAACAACCACGTGCTGCGCCGGTCGGGCAGCTTCTACGAGTCGACCTACCGCGCGATGCGGACCGGGGTGACGATGACGATAACCTCCATCGCCGCGATGGCCGTGATGGCCGTCACCGCGACGCTCTTTGGCATCGACCTGATGGCAGACATCGGCCTCGTGCTCGTGCTCGGACTCTCCGCGGACCTGATGAACACCTACATGCTCAACGTGACGCTGCTTCGCTGGTACAAGTACGAGGGGGTGAACCGATGA
- the infB gene encoding translation initiation factor IF-2, whose protein sequence is MSDTDATPETDAASLRTPIVAVLGHVDHGKTSLLDRIRGSAVTAGESGAITQHIGATAVPLSVISNIAGELVDPTDFDLPGLLFIDTPGHHSFSTLRSRGGALADIAILVVDVNDGFQPQTLEAIDILKRTQTPFVVAANKVDTIPGWNPNEGEPIQQTMEKQSERVQSDLNEKLYEIIGQLSDNGFSADMYWRVQNFQNNIGVVPVSAETGEGIPDLLTVQMGLSQRYMKAEMEIDVDGPAVGTVLEVKDTQGFGATLDAIIYDGTIHRDDTIVVGGLQGPIVTDVRALLRPRPLEEIRTEKQFEQVEEVAAADGVKVAAPDLDDAIAGAPIRVVRDRDRTEVIAEVEEELAEIEVTTQEEGVVVKADTLGSLEAISSTLAEEEIPIMRAEVGAVAPRDVRVAETANEPTHRAILAFSVDVLDDARRLADQEGVELFENDVIYQLIEEYEDHVTAIEEAQQEQILENITRPAKFRVLPDHTFRQSDPAVVGVEVLSGALRRNVNVVKWDGNEEKRVGHLKTIQDEGEDVDEARTGERMAVSIDGPTVGRQIEEGDDLWVEIPEKHAKILEQELTEDITVDEREALSMYLEQQRKRDPFWGK, encoded by the coding sequence ATGTCTGACACGGACGCCACACCAGAGACCGACGCCGCATCCCTCCGAACGCCAATCGTCGCCGTCCTGGGCCACGTCGACCACGGCAAGACGAGCCTGCTCGACCGCATCCGCGGGTCGGCGGTCACCGCCGGCGAGTCCGGGGCCATCACCCAGCACATCGGGGCGACGGCGGTCCCGCTTTCGGTCATCTCCAACATCGCGGGCGAACTGGTAGACCCCACGGACTTCGACCTGCCGGGCCTGCTGTTCATCGACACGCCGGGGCACCACTCCTTTTCGACGCTGCGCTCGCGCGGCGGGGCGCTGGCCGACATCGCCATCCTCGTCGTCGACGTCAACGACGGCTTCCAGCCCCAGACGCTGGAGGCCATCGACATCCTCAAGCGCACCCAGACGCCCTTTGTCGTCGCCGCGAACAAGGTCGACACGATTCCGGGCTGGAACCCCAACGAGGGCGAACCGATCCAGCAGACGATGGAGAAACAGTCCGAGCGGGTCCAGTCGGACCTGAACGAGAAACTCTACGAGATCATCGGCCAGCTGTCGGACAACGGTTTCTCTGCCGACATGTACTGGCGGGTCCAGAACTTCCAGAACAACATCGGCGTCGTCCCCGTCTCCGCGGAGACCGGCGAGGGCATCCCGGACCTGCTGACCGTCCAGATGGGCCTGTCCCAGCGCTACATGAAAGCGGAGATGGAGATCGACGTCGACGGGCCCGCCGTCGGGACCGTCCTGGAGGTCAAGGACACGCAGGGCTTTGGCGCGACGCTCGACGCCATCATCTACGACGGTACCATCCACAGAGACGACACCATCGTCGTCGGCGGGCTCCAGGGCCCCATCGTCACGGACGTCCGCGCGCTGCTTCGCCCGCGTCCCCTTGAGGAGATCCGCACCGAGAAGCAGTTCGAGCAGGTCGAGGAGGTGGCCGCCGCCGACGGCGTGAAGGTCGCCGCGCCGGACTTAGACGACGCCATCGCCGGCGCGCCCATCCGCGTCGTCCGCGACCGCGACCGGACCGAGGTCATCGCCGAGGTCGAGGAGGAACTGGCCGAGATCGAGGTGACCACCCAGGAGGAGGGCGTCGTCGTCAAGGCCGACACGCTCGGGTCGCTCGAGGCCATCTCCAGTACGCTCGCCGAGGAGGAGATCCCCATCATGCGCGCGGAGGTCGGGGCCGTCGCCCCGCGGGACGTCCGGGTCGCCGAGACGGCCAACGAGCCGACCCACCGGGCTATCCTCGCGTTCTCCGTCGACGTGCTCGACGACGCCCGCCGACTGGCCGACCAGGAGGGCGTTGAGCTGTTCGAGAACGACGTCATCTACCAGCTCATCGAGGAGTACGAGGACCACGTCACCGCCATCGAGGAGGCCCAGCAGGAACAGATCCTGGAGAACATCACCCGGCCCGCGAAGTTCCGGGTCCTGCCGGACCACACCTTCCGGCAGTCCGACCCCGCCGTCGTCGGCGTCGAGGTGCTCTCTGGGGCGCTGCGCCGGAACGTCAACGTCGTGAAGTGGGACGGCAACGAGGAGAAGCGCGTCGGCCACCTCAAGACCATCCAGGACGAGGGCGAGGACGTCGACGAGGCCCGGACCGGCGAGCGCATGGCCGTCTCCATCGACGGCCCGACGGTCGGCCGCCAGATCGAGGAGGGCGACGACCTCTGGGTCGAGATCCCCGAGAAACACGCGAAAATCTTGGAGCAGGAGCTCACCGAGGACATCACTGTCGACGAGCGCGAGGCGCTGTCGATGTACCTGGAGCAACAGCGCAAGCGGGACCCCTTCTGGGGCAAGTGA
- a CDS encoding NOB1 family endonuclease, whose amino-acid sequence MYVLDSSAFINEYHTDEQVASIPLVREELEGEAAFRFDALEGSGMHLHIPEGNTVERIERAARETGDLAELSETDIRLVAAAFELDGRLVTDDYAMQNVAEKLDVRVEVIARDGITEQRDWHFQCAGCGREFDENHDRCPVCGSSLSRKNPA is encoded by the coding sequence ATGTACGTCCTGGATTCGTCGGCCTTCATCAACGAGTACCACACCGACGAGCAAGTCGCGTCGATACCGCTCGTCCGCGAGGAACTGGAGGGCGAGGCGGCCTTCCGCTTCGACGCCCTCGAGGGGTCCGGGATGCACCTCCACATCCCCGAGGGGAACACCGTCGAACGCATCGAACGCGCGGCCCGCGAGACGGGCGACCTCGCCGAGCTCTCGGAGACGGACATTCGCCTGGTGGCCGCCGCCTTCGAACTCGACGGCCGTCTGGTCACCGACGACTATGCGATGCAGAACGTCGCCGAGAAACTCGACGTGCGCGTCGAGGTCATCGCTCGCGACGGCATCACCGAACAGCGCGACTGGCACTTCCAGTGTGCGGGGTGTGGCCGCGAGTTCGACGAGAACCACGACCGCTGTCCCGTCTGTGGCAGCTCGCTCTCGCGGAAGAACCCGGCCTAG
- a CDS encoding PRC-barrel domain-containing protein → MAEILAENLSGKDVMGADGSELGSLYNITMDLSSGALKNLVIEPSETLRNTDFEYSDQGRLVVPVERVRAVKDHMIIDR, encoded by the coding sequence ATGGCAGAGATACTCGCAGAGAACCTCTCGGGGAAGGACGTGATGGGGGCAGACGGTTCCGAACTGGGAAGCCTCTATAACATCACGATGGACCTCTCCTCGGGGGCGCTGAAGAACCTCGTCATCGAACCGTCCGAGACGCTTCGCAACACCGACTTCGAGTACAGCGACCAGGGGCGACTCGTCGTCCCAGTCGAACGGGTCCGCGCGGTCAAGGACCACATGATAATCGACCGGTAG
- a CDS encoding DUF5812 family protein, whose product MTTKEGTFLVVHAEAATATLRDVADAQVLTLSENPGVEAGEVVEATVEPEPPMEVTYTAEIRDRRTIPVERVALEPTAQVRSLAAEQSVGELTTRERAGEGEIHVLTVADEQTDAAAADVLEDEATVTRAARLGVDRVEVRTATGVVSVRYLPD is encoded by the coding sequence ATGACCACGAAGGAGGGAACCTTCCTCGTCGTCCACGCCGAAGCGGCGACGGCCACGCTCCGCGACGTCGCCGACGCACAGGTGCTGACACTCTCGGAGAACCCCGGGGTCGAAGCCGGCGAGGTCGTCGAGGCCACCGTCGAACCGGAACCGCCGATGGAGGTGACCTACACGGCCGAGATACGCGACCGGCGGACCATCCCCGTCGAGCGGGTGGCCCTCGAGCCGACCGCACAGGTCAGGTCCCTCGCGGCCGAGCAGTCGGTCGGCGAACTGACCACGCGCGAACGGGCCGGCGAGGGCGAGATCCACGTCCTCACCGTCGCCGACGAACAGACAGACGCCGCCGCCGCTGACGTCCTCGAGGACGAGGCGACGGTCACGCGGGCCGCCCGTCTCGGCGTCGACCGGGTCGAGGTTCGGACCGCGACCGGGGTCGTCAGCGTCCGGTACCTTCCGGACTGA
- a CDS encoding preprotein translocase subunit SecD: MSTLRDNWRIALLVVLLLASTVALFVPGTPPGASPDDGAAAEDQLTNLQYGIQLSGGTRIRAPVVGMTAEGVDVAFDNESAVTEAVADELGLDPIDVRAANETRTVEVFTKNVTESEFRAALEAEGYQPETIRDGVTDETRSQVVDSVQRRITESALSGGSVQEVNVPGGQTFISITAPDRDRSELVGILEERGVVRVYAVYPVENGSHARQQVLDQDEFAGIGTARQSDSGPGVPVTVEASAAEEFASTMAANGFDGQTVCNPNNYNHTNPSSLNSNERCIVATLNGDPVFVAPVTQGLGESFANGEFVNDPTFVMSTSSMEEAREVELSLKSGRLPAPLDFENDDSLSLDPALAEGFQQNSLITGIMAVIAVSLVVYVRYGRIEVAAPMVVTALSEVFLLLGFVAFVQYPLNLSHLAGFIAVIGTGVDDLIIIGDEILQQGEVRTGRVFESRFRKAFWVIGAAAATTIIAMSPLVVLPLGDLSGFAIITIVGVLLGVLVTRPAYGDILRNLVLDED, from the coding sequence ATGAGCACGCTGCGGGACAACTGGCGCATCGCCTTGCTCGTGGTCCTCCTGCTGGCGAGCACCGTCGCGCTGTTCGTCCCGGGCACGCCGCCCGGGGCGTCCCCCGACGACGGCGCGGCCGCGGAGGACCAGTTGACCAATCTCCAGTACGGCATCCAGCTCAGTGGCGGGACGCGCATCCGCGCGCCCGTCGTGGGGATGACCGCCGAGGGCGTCGACGTCGCCTTCGACAACGAGTCGGCCGTGACCGAGGCCGTGGCCGACGAACTCGGCCTGGACCCCATCGACGTGCGCGCCGCGAACGAGACGCGGACCGTCGAGGTCTTCACGAAGAACGTCACCGAATCGGAGTTCCGCGCCGCACTCGAAGCGGAGGGCTACCAGCCGGAGACGATACGCGACGGCGTGACCGACGAGACCCGGAGCCAGGTCGTCGATAGCGTCCAGCGGCGTATCACAGAATCGGCGCTCAGCGGCGGGTCGGTCCAGGAGGTCAACGTCCCGGGCGGCCAGACGTTCATCAGCATCACCGCCCCCGACAGAGACCGGAGCGAGCTGGTCGGGATTCTCGAGGAACGGGGCGTCGTCCGCGTCTACGCCGTCTACCCCGTCGAGAACGGGAGTCACGCCCGCCAGCAGGTCCTCGACCAGGACGAGTTCGCCGGCATCGGGACCGCGCGCCAGAGCGACTCCGGACCGGGCGTGCCGGTGACCGTCGAGGCCAGCGCCGCCGAGGAGTTCGCGAGCACGATGGCCGCCAACGGCTTCGACGGGCAGACGGTCTGTAATCCGAACAACTACAACCACACCAACCCCAGCAGCCTCAACTCGAACGAGCGCTGTATCGTCGCGACGCTGAACGGCGACCCCGTGTTCGTCGCACCCGTCACGCAGGGACTGGGCGAGTCCTTCGCCAACGGCGAGTTCGTCAACGACCCGACGTTCGTGATGTCGACGAGTTCGATGGAGGAGGCCCGCGAGGTCGAACTCAGCCTCAAGTCCGGTCGCCTGCCCGCGCCGCTCGACTTCGAGAACGACGACAGCCTCTCGCTGGACCCCGCGCTCGCCGAGGGCTTCCAGCAGAACTCCCTCATCACGGGCATCATGGCCGTCATCGCGGTCAGCCTCGTGGTGTACGTCCGCTACGGCCGAATCGAGGTGGCGGCCCCGATGGTCGTCACCGCGCTCTCCGAGGTGTTCTTGCTGCTCGGCTTCGTCGCGTTCGTCCAGTACCCGCTGAACCTCTCACACCTGGCCGGGTTCATCGCCGTCATCGGGACGGGGGTAGACGACCTCATCATAATCGGAGACGAGATCCTCCAGCAAGGGGAGGTCCGGACCGGCCGCGTCTTCGAGAGCCGGTTCCGCAAGGCGTTCTGGGTCATCGGCGCCGCGGCGGCGACGACCATCATCGCGATGAGCCCGCTGGTCGTCCTCCCGCTGGGCGACCTCTCCGGGTTCGCCATCATCACCATCGTCGGCGTCCTGCTGGGCGTGCTGGTCACCCGGCCGGCCTACGGCGACATCCTGCGGAACCTCGTGCTCGACGAGGACTGA